A single Lolium perenne isolate Kyuss_39 chromosome 6, Kyuss_2.0, whole genome shotgun sequence DNA region contains:
- the LOC139832817 gene encoding AAA-ATPase At3g28580-like: protein MATTVDKWVGVGTAMTVFTLLCSRMPDRIHDEVRHFITKWTPLVAAYFNPYVHLTISEQSDEQFRRNELFDDISAYLTDKCAHGARRLKAELGNDGVLPEVTLDDEVQVTDDSDGARIWWYATNKGPSYRSPSPVFSFFAADTEPRLFRAVFHKRHRQFVLNTYLPRALAKGHELIANMTRQRRLFTNHRQGNRSTWCHVPFEHPATFDKLAMDPVQKEEIIDDLEAFMDGKQYYSDVGKAWKRGYLLYGPPGTGKSTLISAMANKLKYDVYDLDLTSVKNNSELRKLFIETKGRSIIVIEDIDAIEVDLAGNRKVADKKSGSSSCCDHLPLDPNKDDGSKVTLSGLLSFVDGLWSASGGERVIVFTTNRVDMLDQALTRRGRMDMHIEMSYCRFGAFKVLANNYLRVRDHELFDEIKRLLDDTDTSPADVAHNLMPKSNKRKRDADMPPSEVAYYLKEDTDACLAGLVETLKKKAKRESTTAPTIEVVVPAQNGTSK, encoded by the coding sequence ATGGCAACCACGGTTGACAAGTGGGTTGGGGTTGGCACGGCCATGACCGTCTTCACCTTGCTGTGCTCCCGGATGCCGGACCGAATCCACGACGAGGTGAGGCACTTCATCACTAAGTGGACGCCGCTCGTCGCCGCCTACTTCAACCCCTACGTCCATCTCACCATCTCCGAGCAAAGCGACGAGCAGTTCCGCCGGAACGAGCTCTTCGACGACATCTCCGCCTACCTCACAGACAAGTGCGCTCACGGCGCCCGCAGGCTCAAGGCCGAGCTCGGTAACGACGGCGTGCTGCCGGAGGTCACCCTGGACGACGAAGTGCAGGTCACGGACGACTCCGACGGCGCGCGCATCTGGTGGTACGCTACCAACAAGGGCCCCAGCTACCGGAGCCCGAGCCCCGTCTTCAGCTTCTTCGCCGCCGACACGGAGCCCCGGCTCTTCCGGGCAGTGTTCCACAAGCGCCACCGCCAGTTCGTGCTCAACACCTACCTGCCACGAGCACTGGCCAAGGGCCACGAgctcatcgccaacatgaccaggCAGAGACGGCTGTTCACGAACCACCGGCAGGGAAACAGGAGCACCTGGTGCCACGTGCCGTTCGAGCACCCGGCGACCTTCGACAAGCTAGCCATGGACCCTGTCCAGAAGGAGGAGATCATCGACGACCTCGAGGCCTTCATGGACGGCAAGCAATACTACTCAGACGTGGGCAAGGCGTGGAAGCGTGGGTACCTGCTTTACGGCCCGCCGGGCACGGGCAAGTCAACGCTGATCTCGGCCATGGCCAACAAGCTCAAGTACGACGTCTACGACCTCGACCTCACGTCCGTCAAGAACAACTCCGAGCTCCGGAAGCTCTTCATCGAGACCAAAGGCAGGTCCATCATCGTCATCGAGGATATCGACGCCATCGAGGTTGACCTCGCCGGAAACCGCAAGGTCGCCGACAAGAAGTCCGGCAGCAGCAGCTGCTGCGACCACCTCCCGCTGGACCCCAACAAAGACGACGGAAGCAAGGTAACGCTCTCCGGCCTGCTAAGCTTTGTGGACGGGCTGTGGTCGGCGAGTGGCGGCGAGCGGGTCATTGTCTTCACCACCAACCGCGTCGACATGCTCGACCAGGCGCTGACACGCCGGGGGAGGATGGACATGCACATCGAGATGTCCTACTGCAGGTTCGGTGCCTTCAAGGTACTCGCCAACAATTACCTCAGAGTAAGAGATCACGAGCTGTTCGACGAGATCAAGCGGCTGCTCGACGATACCGACACGTCGCCCGCTGACGTGGCACATAACCTCATGCCCAAGAGCAATAAGAGGAAGAGGGACGCCGATATGCCGCCATCTGAAGTGGCATATTACCTCAAGGAGGACACTGACGCTTGCTTGGCAGGTTTAGTTGAGACCCTGAAGAAGAAGGCCAAGAGGGAATCAACGACGGCTCCTACCATTGAAGTTGTTGTACCTGCCCAGAACGGAACTTCGAAATAA